A region from the Diadema setosum chromosome 13, eeDiaSeto1, whole genome shotgun sequence genome encodes:
- the LOC140236634 gene encoding uncharacterized protein, producing MAQVLYSVASQVTDAQREEYRKAFDKADKDSSGKIDAKEFRQLVEVLGKKYNPNLLPEFSDVDADANKKIDFEEFVVMMEKLRPAKLSESQKQDFINAFKLFDKDGNGFITVAEIGEALKSVGDNATEEELKDMVKEVDKDGDGKINYEEFVKLMM from the exons atggctcaagtcttgtatagtgtT GCCTCTCAAGTAACAGACGCCCAGCGTGAAG AATACCGCAAGGCTTTCGACAAGGCAGACAAGGATAGCAGTGGGAAGATTGACGCAAAAGAGTTTCGGCAGTTGGTCGAAGTTCTCGGAAAGAAGTACAACCCCAATCTCCTGCCGGAGTTTAGTGACGTAGATGCTGACG CAAACAAAAAGATCGACTTCGAAGAATTCGTTGTCATGATGGAGAAGCTGCGACCTGCGAAATTGTCTGAAAGCCAAAAGCAGGATTTCATAAACGCATTCAAGTTGTTCGACAAGGACGGTAATGGCTTCATCAC GGTGGCGGAAATCGGAGAGGCGCTGAAGAGCGTGGGGGACAACGCCACTGAAGAAGAACTCAAGGACATGGTCAAGGAGGTCGACAAGGATGGTGATGGAAAAATAAACTACGAAG AGTTCGTCAAACTGATGATGTAG